From one Streptomyces sp. NBC_01478 genomic stretch:
- a CDS encoding FAD-dependent monooxygenase — MALDKAVALPVIIIGGGPIGIATSLLLSRAGVRCVVVERRETPSCGQSRAVTIQRDIIALYDRMGIAEEILERGSSWSLGRTYYGDEEILRLTFDRDASSVYPPFINFAQYRVEELLHDAVARQEGVRILHGASAEVVHDGAGADHAVVRVVDGSGHTRVLNASYVVAADGVGSPTRKTLGIDFHGWRTNGRFLVADFRAQLPFPTERRLWFSPPFYPEGIVLMHSLGEDVWRLDWQIPPELDVEKELTSGGVTRRIRAVLDHAQVDEVEIEILRCNGWTFQQRQASRFRQGRVFLVGDAAHVVSPFGARGMNSGMEDAENLAWKLAGVLAGTAPDRLLDTYATERESAAAHHVLVTGQSMNFMTPSTPEELAERNKTLAQAANDPAKAHLVDSGKLYEPHAYTQSPLTTPSECLPTARLPRPGSMIPDFRLIHDGVPTTVRKIAAGRFTVIRTEAASPGTLRCYSVDESGVVQLFTLQVEGSSTPHPLHHPSDAAYLVRPDCYLAAVREIEAGSSDESWMDRIRAAWQQALAREPEMEART, encoded by the coding sequence ATGGCTCTCGACAAGGCTGTCGCGCTTCCGGTCATCATCATCGGCGGGGGCCCCATCGGGATTGCGACTTCACTCCTACTGTCACGCGCGGGCGTGCGCTGCGTCGTCGTGGAGCGGAGGGAAACGCCGAGCTGCGGACAGTCACGTGCTGTCACTATCCAGCGCGACATCATCGCTCTCTACGACCGGATGGGGATCGCCGAGGAGATCCTCGAACGCGGAAGCAGCTGGTCCCTCGGCCGGACCTACTACGGCGACGAGGAGATCCTCCGGCTCACTTTCGACAGGGACGCCTCCAGCGTCTATCCGCCCTTCATCAACTTCGCCCAGTACCGGGTCGAGGAACTGCTGCACGATGCCGTCGCGCGGCAGGAGGGCGTTCGCATCCTCCACGGGGCGTCCGCCGAAGTCGTCCACGACGGAGCGGGCGCCGATCACGCCGTGGTCCGCGTTGTCGACGGCTCGGGACACACACGCGTGCTCAACGCGTCGTACGTCGTTGCGGCGGACGGCGTGGGCAGCCCGACGCGCAAGACGCTCGGGATCGACTTCCACGGCTGGCGGACGAACGGCCGTTTCCTCGTCGCGGACTTTCGAGCACAGCTTCCTTTCCCCACGGAACGGCGGCTGTGGTTCTCCCCACCGTTCTATCCAGAGGGCATCGTGCTGATGCACAGCCTCGGCGAGGACGTCTGGCGGCTGGACTGGCAGATTCCGCCAGAGCTCGACGTCGAGAAAGAACTCACCTCTGGCGGCGTGACCAGGCGTATTCGAGCTGTCCTTGATCACGCGCAGGTCGACGAGGTCGAGATCGAGATCCTTCGTTGCAACGGCTGGACCTTCCAGCAGCGGCAGGCCTCCAGGTTTCGACAGGGCAGGGTCTTCCTCGTCGGTGACGCCGCACATGTCGTGTCGCCGTTCGGCGCCCGAGGGATGAACTCCGGCATGGAGGACGCCGAGAACCTCGCCTGGAAGCTGGCCGGGGTACTGGCCGGCACTGCGCCGGACAGGCTCCTCGACACGTATGCCACGGAACGCGAGTCCGCCGCCGCTCACCATGTGCTCGTCACGGGCCAGTCCATGAACTTCATGACGCCCTCGACTCCGGAAGAGCTGGCCGAACGAAACAAAACCCTCGCTCAGGCGGCCAATGATCCGGCGAAAGCGCACCTGGTCGACTCCGGCAAGCTCTACGAACCGCATGCCTACACGCAGTCGCCGCTGACGACTCCGTCCGAGTGTCTCCCCACGGCTCGGCTGCCACGCCCGGGTTCCATGATCCCGGACTTCCGGCTGATCCATGACGGTGTCCCCACGACGGTCCGCAAGATCGCCGCCGGCCGCTTCACCGTGATCCGGACAGAGGCCGCCTCCCCCGGCACGCTGAGGTGTTACTCGGTTGACGAGTCAGGGGTGGTCCAGCTGTTCACGCTCCAGGTCGAGGGAAGCAGCACACCGCATCCGTTGCACCACCCGAGCGACGCCGCCTATCTGGTCCGCCCCGATTGCTACCTGGCCGCTGTGCGGGAAATCGAGGCCGGGTCGTCCGACGAATCCTGGATGGACCGCATCCGTGCCGCCTGGCAGCAGGCCCTGGCGCGCGAGCCCGAGATGGAAGCGAGGACCTGA
- a CDS encoding OsmC family protein yields the protein MTQTAEEQIVQRPTFTVRPSPGRTKLVTMPVDGEVPMGMRDEIAEHYKIPDSELTPHATTLDYLIGAAAGCLTGTFSGMLLALGQDTHNGRLEARAEGVIVKERGVLRIRSIHVTYRLRRDSNIEVEKVERAHERHHRHCPVASSIGSAIEITSELVFT from the coding sequence ATGACACAGACGGCGGAAGAGCAAATCGTTCAACGTCCCACATTCACCGTTCGGCCCAGTCCCGGGCGAACGAAGCTGGTGACGATGCCGGTCGACGGCGAAGTCCCCATGGGCATGCGTGACGAGATCGCCGAGCACTACAAGATTCCCGACAGCGAGCTGACTCCGCATGCGACGACGCTCGACTATCTGATCGGGGCGGCCGCCGGCTGCCTGACCGGGACCTTCTCAGGGATGCTGCTCGCGTTGGGCCAGGACACTCACAACGGCAGGCTGGAGGCACGAGCCGAGGGAGTCATCGTCAAGGAACGCGGGGTGCTCCGCATCCGCAGCATTCACGTGACGTACCGACTCCGGCGCGACAGCAATATCGAGGTCGAGAAAGTCGAACGCGCCCATGAGCGCCACCACCGGCACTGTCCTGTCGCGTCGAGCATCGGCTCGGCGATCGAAATCACCAGTGAACTCGTCTTCACCTAA
- a CDS encoding SDR family NAD(P)-dependent oxidoreductase, giving the protein MNSIATEHPVAIVTGAGSGIGRATAIALADQGVRILGVGRRAEALQRTTELARGVEPFAADLRDREAPGAVVRKAVDLWGRVDIVVNNAGGTIRAGLDTVLAEQVDELFAIHVVAPTLLTQAALPWLRETRGCVVNVSSTFGHRPSPGSAHYGAAKSALEHLTRTWALELAPHGIRVNAVAPGPTESEVLTASGLSHDEAETVKAQQRTNIPLGRRGEAQEIAGWIVQLTSPGSSWVTGQVITIDGGLELR; this is encoded by the coding sequence ATGAACTCGATTGCTACGGAACATCCTGTGGCCATCGTGACCGGAGCGGGCTCCGGCATCGGACGTGCCACAGCCATCGCCCTCGCTGATCAGGGCGTGCGGATCCTTGGCGTCGGGCGTCGAGCCGAAGCGCTGCAACGGACCACGGAACTGGCCCGCGGCGTCGAACCGTTCGCCGCGGATCTGCGAGACCGCGAGGCTCCGGGTGCGGTTGTGCGGAAGGCTGTGGACCTATGGGGGCGCGTGGACATTGTGGTCAACAACGCGGGCGGTACGATCCGCGCCGGCCTCGACACCGTACTCGCCGAACAGGTAGACGAACTCTTTGCGATTCATGTCGTCGCTCCGACACTCCTTACCCAGGCGGCATTGCCGTGGCTGCGCGAGACACGCGGCTGCGTCGTCAATGTCTCCAGCACGTTCGGTCACCGCCCCAGCCCAGGCTCGGCACATTACGGCGCCGCGAAGAGTGCACTTGAGCACCTGACGAGGACGTGGGCGCTGGAGCTGGCGCCACACGGAATCCGAGTGAACGCCGTAGCCCCCGGCCCCACGGAGAGCGAAGTCTTGACAGCCTCAGGTCTGTCACACGACGAGGCGGAAACTGTCAAAGCTCAGCAACGGACAAACATTCCGTTGGGACGCCGGGGAGAGGCCCAAGAAATCGCCGGCTGGATCGTGCAGTTGACATCACCAGGTTCGAGTTGGGTCACCGGCCAGGTGATCACCATCGACGGCGGACTCGAACTGCGGTGA
- a CDS encoding TetR/AcrR family transcriptional regulator gives MHTDEVGTAVPRLTRKGQATRDRIAAAAAVLMFERGVAGTSIEDVQEAAEVNPSQIYHYFKDKKSLVKAVIAVHTAQVLGRFGAARPRYSRLDSMEALRAWRDFAVDLERSLDYVGGCPIGTLGSQLAETDPDARKEVAAGFALWEKSVVDGLRAMQDRGELRADADPERLGLALLTTLQGGLLLTQIRRDTAALEAGLDTMLDHVESFLVPA, from the coding sequence GTGCACACTGATGAGGTCGGTACCGCTGTCCCGCGCCTAACGCGCAAGGGTCAGGCAACGCGCGACCGGATCGCGGCTGCTGCGGCGGTCCTGATGTTCGAGCGCGGCGTAGCCGGCACCAGCATCGAGGACGTACAGGAAGCCGCGGAGGTGAACCCTTCGCAGATCTACCACTACTTCAAGGACAAGAAGTCCCTGGTAAAGGCAGTCATCGCCGTCCATACAGCGCAGGTGCTCGGCAGATTCGGGGCCGCCCGGCCTCGGTACAGCCGCCTCGACAGCATGGAGGCGCTGCGGGCCTGGCGGGATTTCGCTGTCGACCTGGAGCGCTCGCTGGACTACGTCGGAGGCTGTCCCATCGGGACTCTCGGCAGTCAGCTGGCTGAAACGGACCCTGATGCCCGCAAGGAGGTCGCGGCCGGGTTCGCGCTGTGGGAAAAGTCCGTCGTGGATGGCCTGCGGGCCATGCAGGATCGTGGTGAACTGCGTGCCGACGCCGACCCGGAGCGACTGGGGCTGGCGCTGCTGACCACGCTTCAGGGCGGCCTGCTGCTCACCCAAATCCGTCGCGACACCGCGGCGCTTGAGGCGGGGCTGGACACGATGCTGGACCACGTCGAGTCCTTCCTCGTGCCTGCCTGA
- a CDS encoding alginate lyase family protein, translating into MRLTALSRFACLSAVLGAVAAAAVIAPASASPAPTPEAATRATTVQPGTVKAAAVAASPAAFVHPGVNLDSAQLDFVRAKVQAGAQPWKTAYDSMMASSYASLSRSPKPRATVECGPSSNPNNGCTDEREDAIAAYTDALAWYINRDDRYAQKAIQLMDAWSATIHNHTNDNAPLQTGWTGSSWPKAAEIIKTVRGNWPNAGRFATMLRTVYLPLVVNGSNRTGNWDLTMLEAAVSISVFLDDHTSYDTAIGHYLQRVPAFVYLSSDGALPKTVPSQHLTTRDQIVSFWFGASTFTTGITQETCRDLTHTGYGISSISHVLETARIQGQDLYPQVGERLRQALGFQSKYELGAAIPSTVCGGTLKLGLGPITEVGFNTLNTLHGVAMANTQTLTERNRPAGTNNLFVAWETLTNVRNPN; encoded by the coding sequence ATGCGCCTAACAGCCCTCTCCCGGTTCGCCTGCCTGTCCGCCGTGCTCGGCGCTGTGGCGGCCGCAGCCGTCATAGCTCCCGCCTCGGCTTCCCCGGCACCCACGCCGGAAGCCGCCACGCGGGCCACAACCGTTCAGCCCGGCACCGTTAAAGCCGCAGCCGTTGCCGCATCGCCCGCGGCGTTCGTGCACCCGGGCGTGAACCTTGACTCCGCCCAGCTCGACTTCGTACGGGCCAAGGTCCAGGCGGGGGCCCAGCCGTGGAAGACCGCGTACGACAGCATGATGGCCAGCTCCTACGCCTCGCTGTCACGCAGCCCCAAACCCCGGGCGACCGTGGAGTGCGGCCCCTCCTCGAATCCCAACAACGGCTGTACCGACGAACGCGAGGACGCGATAGCCGCGTACACCGACGCGCTGGCCTGGTACATCAACCGCGACGACCGCTACGCACAGAAGGCGATCCAGCTCATGGACGCCTGGTCCGCGACCATCCATAACCACACCAACGACAACGCCCCACTGCAGACCGGCTGGACGGGCTCCTCCTGGCCCAAGGCAGCCGAAATCATCAAGACCGTGCGCGGTAACTGGCCCAACGCCGGCCGCTTCGCGACGATGCTGCGCACCGTCTACCTCCCGCTGGTCGTCAACGGCTCCAACCGCACCGGCAACTGGGACCTGACGATGCTGGAGGCGGCCGTCAGCATTTCTGTCTTCCTCGACGACCACACCAGTTACGACACCGCGATCGGCCACTACCTGCAGCGCGTCCCCGCCTTCGTGTACCTCTCCTCGGACGGCGCGCTGCCCAAGACCGTGCCCAGCCAGCACCTCACCACTCGCGACCAGATCGTCAGCTTCTGGTTCGGCGCAAGCACCTTCACCACCGGCATCACCCAGGAAACCTGCCGCGACCTCACCCACACCGGCTACGGCATCTCCTCGATCTCCCACGTCCTGGAGACCGCCCGCATCCAGGGGCAGGACCTCTATCCGCAGGTCGGTGAACGGCTACGGCAGGCACTGGGCTTCCAGTCGAAGTACGAACTCGGCGCGGCCATCCCGTCCACCGTGTGCGGCGGCACTCTCAAACTCGGACTCGGCCCCATCACCGAGGTCGGCTTCAACACACTGAACACCCTCCACGGCGTCGCGATGGCCAACACCCAGACTCTCACCGAGCGAAACCGCCCGGCCGGCACGAACAACCTCTTCGTGGCCTGGGAAACCCTCACCAATGTCCGCAACCCCAACTGA
- a CDS encoding glycoside hydrolase family 88 protein: protein MDRRRFLTTTGGSALAAVGLSALTGIAGPRAMATPATVPSSTLPSRAAIITVLRRVADHWIAAHANPGNNQWANATFFSGLLSLYSLTKDARYLAYARSWAEQNNYALNGGSSTRIADNQNAGQAYLDLYALEPDPHKISAIETSLHRMTYTDQVDKNDDWWWADALHMAMPPFARLGTLRGDARYHQKLYSLYQHTKHAEGGPGLLNPATGLWYRDKNFLPGHIVSPSGKPVVWSRGNGWVAAAHVKTLKALPPAQSNTAEYRDTLTRLVTALPPVQRPDGFWNVNLADPTHFPGPESSGTSFFAYAVAYAVATALVDRATYLPAAARAWNGLVTTAVHPDGVLGYVQGVGDRPDSSQPVTYDTTADFAVGAFLHAGVELATLAS from the coding sequence ATGGACCGACGACGCTTCCTGACCACCACGGGCGGCAGCGCGCTCGCCGCGGTGGGGCTGTCCGCCCTGACCGGCATCGCAGGGCCGCGCGCAATGGCCACCCCCGCCACCGTGCCCTCGTCCACTCTGCCCTCGCGCGCCGCGATCATCACCGTGCTGCGCCGAGTCGCCGACCACTGGATCGCCGCCCACGCCAACCCGGGCAACAACCAGTGGGCCAACGCGACTTTCTTCTCCGGCCTGCTGTCCCTGTACTCCCTGACCAAAGACGCCCGCTACCTTGCCTACGCCCGGTCCTGGGCCGAGCAGAACAACTACGCCCTCAACGGGGGCTCCAGCACCCGGATCGCCGACAACCAAAACGCCGGACAGGCGTATCTCGACCTCTACGCGCTGGAACCCGACCCGCACAAGATCAGCGCGATCGAGACCTCGCTGCACCGCATGACCTACACCGACCAAGTCGACAAGAACGACGACTGGTGGTGGGCCGACGCCCTCCACATGGCGATGCCGCCCTTCGCGCGCCTCGGCACCCTGCGCGGTGACGCCCGCTACCACCAGAAGCTGTACAGCTTGTACCAGCACACCAAGCACGCCGAGGGAGGCCCCGGCCTGCTGAACCCGGCGACCGGCCTGTGGTACCGCGACAAGAATTTCCTGCCCGGCCACATCGTCTCGCCCTCGGGCAAGCCCGTCGTCTGGTCGCGGGGCAACGGCTGGGTGGCCGCCGCCCACGTCAAGACCCTCAAGGCCCTGCCGCCCGCCCAGTCCAACACCGCCGAATACCGCGACACCCTCACACGCCTGGTGACCGCCCTCCCCCCGGTCCAGCGTCCCGACGGTTTCTGGAACGTCAACCTTGCCGACCCCACCCACTTCCCCGGCCCCGAGAGCAGCGGCACGTCCTTCTTCGCCTATGCCGTCGCCTACGCCGTCGCCACCGCCCTCGTCGACCGGGCCACCTACCTGCCAGCCGCCGCCCGTGCCTGGAACGGCCTGGTCACCACCGCCGTCCACCCAGACGGCGTCCTCGGCTACGTCCAAGGCGTCGGCGACCGCCCCGACTCCAGCCAACCCGTCACCTACGACACCACCGCGGACTTCGCCGTCGGTGCTTTCCTCCACGCGGGAGTGGAGCTGGCGACCCTCGCCTCCTGA